A single region of the Deefgea piscis genome encodes:
- a CDS encoding DUF934 domain-containing protein: protein MLDQNPQVIIDREVVANRWVRVVANEEGVVSVPSEGAVLVPYQYWLSKQEELTLRAAAGHAVAVCFAPDDEPESLPVAANHFVMIACDFPAFTDGRGFSIGRLLRERHGFTGELRAVGDVFKDTINYLSRCGFTAFDVRSDKDIVDAAKGLDDFTESYQSSVAQPLPLFRRRAVAA from the coding sequence ATGCTTGATCAAAATCCTCAAGTCATTATTGACCGTGAAGTGGTTGCAAATCGTTGGGTTCGCGTTGTTGCCAATGAAGAGGGCGTGGTATCTGTCCCTAGCGAAGGCGCGGTGCTGGTTCCGTATCAATACTGGTTATCTAAGCAAGAAGAACTCACATTACGTGCTGCTGCCGGTCATGCAGTGGCGGTGTGCTTTGCACCGGATGACGAGCCAGAAAGCCTGCCAGTTGCTGCCAATCATTTTGTAATGATTGCCTGTGATTTTCCGGCGTTTACCGATGGGCGTGGTTTTTCGATTGGCCGTTTGCTGCGCGAGCGCCATGGCTTTACCGGAGAATTACGCGCGGTGGGCGATGTGTTTAAAGACACCATCAATTATTTATCGCGCTGTGGCTTTACCGCGTTTGACGTGCGTAGCGACAAAGACATTGTCGACGCTGCCAAGGGCTTGGATGACTTTACTGAGTCTTATCAGTCGAGCGTGGCGCAACCCTTACCGCTGTTTCGCCGCCGAGCTGTCGCCGCTTAA
- a CDS encoding PhoX family protein → MSKSNNFNDENSNTSENPTFDSVLEQRLINRRRFLGMSLSGAAALGGMGLGLVGCSSGEILPPPVSPLPSTTPSGSPVPSPTPTPPVAVNPIMASLGFTAVGKSLLDKVVIPAGYSYQVIYALGDPLTASTPAYKNDGSDSDYENRAGDHHDGMEYFGLDAAGKPSSSGIERGLLAMNHEATTDETRSSFFLHANGGASTLPRPAAEVDKEVAIHGLSVVEVKATNNKWATVPSSAFNRRVTPLTEVEISGPARGSALLKTKYSTTGTKTRGTINNCGTGKTPWGTYLSGEENWSGYFFRVAADDTNRNNDKSVTSLKRYGRNAGSSSRHGWETGGAGDQYARWNISKIGSSADGSDDYRNEMNGQGYIIEMDAYDKTKPLKKRTALGRFAHESAAFGLPVAGKPLTVYLGDDSRNEYMYKFVSKALWVAADANPADRMATGDKYLNEGTLYVAKFNADGSGQWIELSMSNAAIAGFATYSFADLADICVNTRLAGDAVGATKMDRPEWGGVNPVTGEYYQTLTNNSNRRIDPASSSQLTPDSANPRYYEDNDGNKGKGNPNGHILRMKEGTAVGSFVWDVYLFGAEADADKATVNLSNLTDDQDFSSPDGLAFSQNTGICWIQTDDGAYTDVSNCMMLAAIAGKVGDGAAKTLSYTKADTSVMNVVTQVGAKPAADKLKRFLVGPKDCEITGLCETPDGKAIFINIQHPGEGTKMADVADPTKYTSQWPSNAGYGAGKRPRSATIVITKDDGGRIGS, encoded by the coding sequence ATGTCTAAGTCTAATAATTTTAATGATGAAAACTCTAATACCTCAGAGAACCCAACATTTGATTCAGTGCTTGAGCAACGGTTGATTAATCGCCGTCGTTTTTTGGGTATGAGCTTGTCGGGCGCAGCGGCTTTAGGCGGGATGGGCTTAGGTTTGGTTGGTTGCTCTTCAGGTGAAATTTTGCCGCCGCCAGTATCGCCATTGCCGAGCACAACGCCAAGCGGCAGCCCTGTGCCGAGCCCAACGCCAACACCACCGGTTGCCGTTAACCCGATTATGGCCAGCTTGGGTTTTACTGCCGTCGGCAAAAGCTTATTGGATAAAGTAGTGATTCCAGCCGGGTATAGCTACCAAGTGATTTATGCCTTGGGCGACCCACTAACAGCCAGCACCCCGGCGTATAAAAATGATGGTAGCGATAGCGATTATGAAAATCGTGCGGGCGATCATCACGATGGGATGGAGTATTTTGGTCTTGATGCCGCCGGTAAACCGTCGAGCTCTGGCATTGAGCGCGGTCTGTTGGCGATGAATCATGAAGCAACAACTGATGAAACCAGATCGTCGTTCTTTTTGCACGCCAATGGCGGTGCCAGCACTTTGCCACGCCCAGCGGCCGAAGTAGATAAAGAAGTTGCGATTCATGGCTTGTCAGTGGTTGAAGTGAAAGCGACGAATAACAAATGGGCCACTGTGCCAAGTTCGGCATTTAATCGCCGCGTAACGCCGCTCACTGAAGTTGAAATTAGCGGCCCAGCGCGCGGTAGTGCCTTGCTCAAAACCAAGTATTCGACGACTGGGACTAAAACCCGCGGCACCATTAATAATTGCGGCACCGGCAAAACCCCGTGGGGAACGTATTTGTCAGGTGAAGAAAACTGGTCGGGATATTTCTTCCGTGTCGCGGCAGATGATACCAATCGCAATAATGATAAGAGCGTAACGTCATTAAAACGTTATGGCCGCAATGCGGGATCTTCGTCGCGTCACGGCTGGGAAACCGGTGGTGCGGGCGATCAATATGCACGTTGGAATATCAGTAAAATCGGCAGCTCAGCCGATGGCTCAGACGACTATCGCAATGAAATGAATGGCCAAGGCTACATCATTGAGATGGACGCGTATGACAAAACCAAACCACTGAAAAAACGTACTGCTTTAGGCCGCTTTGCCCATGAAAGCGCGGCGTTTGGCCTGCCAGTAGCCGGCAAACCGCTGACAGTGTATTTGGGTGACGATTCGCGTAATGAATACATGTATAAGTTTGTCTCCAAAGCGCTGTGGGTGGCGGCGGACGCTAATCCAGCAGATCGGATGGCGACGGGCGATAAATACCTGAATGAAGGCACTTTGTATGTGGCTAAATTTAATGCTGATGGTTCGGGCCAATGGATCGAGTTGTCGATGAGCAATGCAGCGATCGCGGGCTTTGCGACGTACTCATTTGCTGATTTAGCCGATATTTGTGTCAATACCCGTTTGGCCGGTGATGCCGTGGGCGCCACCAAAATGGATCGACCTGAGTGGGGCGGTGTTAACCCGGTGACGGGCGAGTACTATCAAACACTGACCAATAATAGCAATCGCCGTATCGATCCAGCATCAAGCTCGCAATTGACCCCCGATAGCGCCAATCCACGTTATTACGAAGATAACGATGGCAATAAAGGCAAGGGCAATCCAAATGGCCACATTCTGCGCATGAAAGAAGGCACTGCTGTTGGTAGCTTTGTTTGGGATGTGTACTTATTTGGCGCAGAAGCCGATGCCGATAAAGCGACGGTGAATTTATCGAACCTGACCGATGATCAAGATTTTTCATCGCCGGATGGTTTGGCATTTAGCCAAAATACCGGTATTTGTTGGATTCAAACCGATGACGGCGCTTATACCGATGTGAGTAATTGCATGATGTTGGCAGCGATTGCTGGCAAAGTGGGCGATGGCGCAGCAAAAACGTTGAGTTATACCAAGGCCGATACCAGCGTAATGAATGTCGTCACGCAAGTCGGTGCCAAACCGGCAGCAGACAAACTCAAACGCTTCTTGGTTGGCCCTAAAGATTGCGAAATCACCGGTCTATGCGAAACGCCAGATGGCAAGGCGATCTTTATTAATATCCAACATCCGGGCGAAGGCACCAAGATGGCCGATGTGGCTGATCCAACGAAGTACACCAGTCAATGGCCAAGCAATGCCGGCTACGGCGCAGGTAAACGCCCACGCTCGGCAACGATTGTGATTACCAAAGACGATGGCGGTCGTATCGGCTCGTAA
- a CDS encoding methyl-accepting chemotaxis protein, which translates to MIKMLSLRKFLLLILTLSLCIVIALSIQAYLSLNTIANDSAKMGQGKDLVADILPPPLYVVEAQLASYQLLQATASERPAIIQLLNKLKADYDARNEYWQNSDLDAELKNNLLGKAKSSGTHFWNIVQQQLIPAAKSSDNAAMSNALQALKPAYEAHRQAIDAIVLQGNAYATQTAQTLLSDSQQATSTVLALGLIGLIVMIAVLAWLMQEMKNRIGGEPGAAMLLTQAMSEGNLHTPQRQTWPGKLANSVLANLNILADRLTELLRDIHHVSQKITQSSQEITTLSDNILLANQTRSTRAAEVTEVTQQLSATSIQVQTLSREILGQVDQTSALATQGLAAVLSSQQEMQSITNKAQEAGNKVSQLGQAGQQIQTIIGVIREISDQTNLLALNAAIEAARAGEQGRGFAVVADEVRKLAYRTSDATTEISSIIQSLAALIDDSNSAMMGILNSSKTGLSLMQTSTSMIQNISHSADQTSSATHQIAEQISQQIAMLSQQQQNLHNLFATLEDSIDRVNASKSVSEDLQKLTHKLGTCLSKFKFAAATH; encoded by the coding sequence ATGATTAAAATGCTAAGTTTGCGTAAATTCTTATTACTGATTTTAACGTTGTCACTTTGCATTGTGATTGCATTAAGTATTCAAGCTTATTTATCACTCAATACCATCGCCAACGACTCAGCCAAAATGGGCCAAGGCAAAGATCTTGTTGCCGATATTTTACCTCCCCCGCTCTATGTCGTTGAAGCACAATTAGCCAGCTATCAACTACTGCAAGCCACAGCCAGTGAGCGGCCAGCCATTATTCAATTATTAAATAAACTAAAAGCCGATTACGACGCCAGAAATGAATATTGGCAAAACAGCGATCTCGATGCCGAATTAAAAAACAATTTACTCGGCAAAGCCAAATCAAGTGGCACTCATTTCTGGAATATCGTCCAGCAACAATTAATTCCGGCAGCTAAATCCTCGGACAATGCCGCAATGAGCAATGCATTACAAGCACTCAAGCCCGCCTACGAAGCACATCGCCAAGCGATTGATGCGATTGTATTGCAAGGCAATGCTTATGCCACGCAAACAGCACAAACATTATTATCTGACTCTCAACAAGCCACCTCAACCGTATTGGCTTTAGGTTTGATCGGCTTAATCGTTATGATTGCAGTGCTCGCTTGGCTGATGCAAGAAATGAAAAACCGCATTGGCGGCGAACCTGGTGCTGCAATGCTGCTCACGCAAGCCATGTCTGAGGGGAATTTACACACCCCACAGCGACAAACTTGGCCCGGTAAATTAGCGAACAGTGTGCTGGCCAATCTGAATATTTTAGCGGATCGATTAACTGAATTACTGCGTGACATTCACCATGTCAGCCAAAAGATTACCCAATCATCCCAAGAAATCACGACGCTGAGCGACAATATTTTGCTCGCCAATCAAACCCGCTCAACGCGAGCTGCAGAAGTCACCGAAGTCACTCAGCAACTGAGCGCAACCTCCATTCAAGTGCAAACTTTATCCCGCGAAATTTTAGGCCAAGTCGACCAAACCAGTGCTTTAGCCACGCAAGGCTTAGCTGCGGTATTAAGCAGTCAGCAAGAAATGCAGTCCATTACCAATAAAGCCCAAGAAGCAGGCAATAAAGTAAGCCAGCTTGGCCAAGCTGGGCAGCAAATACAAACCATTATTGGCGTCATTCGCGAAATTTCAGATCAAACTAATTTATTGGCCCTCAATGCCGCGATTGAAGCGGCCAGAGCGGGTGAACAAGGGCGCGGATTTGCAGTGGTCGCTGATGAAGTCAGAAAATTGGCCTACCGCACCAGTGATGCCACGACCGAAATTAGCAGCATCATTCAAAGTCTAGCGGCTTTAATTGACGATAGTAATTCAGCCATGATGGGCATTTTAAATAGCTCGAAAACCGGATTAAGCTTAATGCAAACCAGCACCAGCATGATCCAGAATATTTCACATAGCGCCGATCAAACCAGCTCGGCGACCCATCAAATTGCCGAACAAATTAGCCAACAAATTGCAATGCTCAGCCAACAACAGCAAAATTTACACAATCTATTCGCCACACTCGAAGACAGCATTGACCGCGTTAACGCCAGTAAATCCGTCAGCGAAGATCTGCAAAAACTCACCCATAAGCTGGGCACATGCCTGAGTAAATTTAAATTTGCCGCTGCCACTCATTGA